AATAGAACCATGAGCCCTGACAGTAATTTGGTATTTCATGGGAAAATGATCTAATGACTCTCAACTCTATTTTATCATTGTAAAATGAGGATACAgaggttttattttaattagaaataataaatatgtaagaaCCTGCAGTGCtgtgtctcaaaaaataacaacTCATTCTACAGCTGATCAAAGACAGTGAGAAAGTGGACCTTTAGGTGATACCTTTTCCAGGATCTGGTGAAGGAATGAGGATGGCATAAGCATGATTTTCCAATTTGCACTTAGCCTTGGTGACTATGTCCCCACAATGTGAGAGTGAAATACAGGTGGCAAAaggtggagaaaaaagaaaaagaaaaaaaaaatctctgactCCAACAGAAAATCTAATGCTGGGAAGATAGGCcaggaaaaagtaaataaaagtgaGGTTCTAGACTCTAGAGAAGGTGTATATATGAATTGTCACCATGCTCTAAAGAACATCTGTCTTGAGCTAAATTCAGCCTTTTTCAAGACAGGATAGTATAGTTTCTGGTATAGAGCAAAATTTATAAAGCCTGATCCCCATTTCTCTCATACTATTATAAtctaggaaatatttaaaagaggCTTGGCCTAACTATGACATTAAAGAAACAGTTGTGGGAAACAATTCAGTTTAGGAAAATGAGGTTTTCTTAGTTCCCACAGATGATGTATTAAAGGGGTTTGAAATGTTATTCTTCTTTCATCAGTATTTCTATTTTGAATAGAGTAACAACGAAGGCTTTCAAATCAAGGCATAAAACAGCTAAGATTAAGTAGTGAAAAGGTATTGGGAATGAAAAAAGTCACCTCTGTCCTTATGGATTCATGATAATTGCATCCAACATAGGGATCAAACTATAGAGACAACCCACATAAGGCAAGGGCAGACAGAGTATGGTACAAATAGTGTGCTCACTGGCAGCAGGCCACCTCCATTTGATGAAAGGAAATAACTGTCTTATACTCAAAGTAGAGGCAAGATGGCTCTATCTTGATATTGCTATGATATTGTTAATCAGGTAATAATTTTTTCAATTGAATAATGGCATagagggataaaaaaggacataTGGGAAAGGCTGAGTGATCAATTAGTTGTAAAGAATACAAGGGCGAAAATTATCATGACATTATCtatcattataattttcatttagcaGATTCTACATTTAAGAAAGTATTGATTATGCTAGAAATAATTATACTTTCAGCTACTATGTCCTAAACTCACTTTAAATAATGAATAACATCATTTTacattacaaaattttatttcttttaagagtTGAAATTATTCCAGATATTAGGGAGCCTACCTACCCTATCAACCAATTGTGGAATCAAAAgaccaataaataataataattgctttgATTGTTATCATCTGCAGACAATAAATTACTTTTACATCCATCCCCTGATGTTGGCTTCAGGGAACAGCTCCTCTCATCCCATGTCCTTCATCCTGCTTGGAATCCCAGGACTGGAGAGTTCCCACTTTTGGATTGCCTTCCCATTCTGTATCATGTATGTCGTGGCTGTAGCTGGCAATATCATCATCCTGCATGTAATCAGGACCGACCACACCCTGCACCAGCCCATGTACCTCTTTCTGGCCATGCTGGCTCTCACTGACCTGgtcctctcctcctccacacagCCTAAAATGCTGGCCATACTCTGGTTCCATGCTCATGAGATTGAATACCATGCCTGCCTCATCCAGGTGTTCTTCATCCATGCCTTTTCTtctgtggagtctggggtgctcATGGCTATGGCCTtggaccgctatgtggccatctgcttCCCACTGAGGCACTCTAGTATCCTCACCACATCTGTGGTGATCAAACTGGGGTCAGTTGTGATGGTGAGAGGACTGCTGTGGGTGAGCCCCTTCTGCTTCATGATCTCCAGGATGCCCTTCTGCCCCAACAAGGTCATTCCACAGTCCTACTGTGAGCACATGGCTGTGCTGAAGTTGGTGTGCGCTGATACCAGAGTCAATCGTGGATATGGGCTCTTTGTGGCCTTCTCTGTGGTTGGCTTTGATATCATTGTCATTGGCATATCCTATGTGATGATTTTGAGGGCTGTTCTTCAGTTGCCCTCAGGCGAAGCCCGTCTCAAGGCTTTTGGTACCTGTGCTTCTCACATCTGTGTTATTCTTGCCTTATATGTTCCAGCCCTTTTTACCTTCCTCACCCACCGGTTTGGCCATCAAGTGCCCCATTTAGTACACATCATATTTGCTAATGTCTACTTACTGGTACCTCCCATGCTCAACCCCATCATCTATGGAGTAAGAACCAAACAAATTAGGGACAGAGTTGTCAGAGGATGTTGTGGAAAGGAGCCCTGAGCCAAGGATCACAATGTCCTCATACTCTCAGTAGCCTCATTGATCTGGGGACATAATGATTAAAGTTTGACAGGCCATTATGCATCATCACAAAGTCATCTCCTGGACAGCCAACCCAGAAGTTAGCAACCCTCCTGAAGAAACAGGCACAAGTCTCAGGATATGGAGAACTCGAGATCTGAGTGATTTGATAGATAATGACCTAAGTTTACCATTACAAGAAAACTGTTTCATGTGTTAAATCAGTGGATACTTCAAAGAATGTTATCTACATATTATGAAggctaaaacattattttatatgattGATAGAAGGAAAAGTGCTGATGTTGAAGACCCTGGCTACTCCTATGGTATATTCTGAGGCCAGAAATTCTGAGATCAGAGGGGGAATAAAAGAAACACAGGTCAATGCCTGATTTTTCAGAGGATGACCCTTTCCTGAAACCTACCCCAAACCAGATAAAGCTAGAGTCTCAGTCTTCAGTTTCCAGTTCTCAATGAATCTTTCTTAAGTGCCCACCATCAGAGAATTCCCCAGAGTTGGATTTCTCTAGTTTCTGGAAGTCTAAATGACAGCCCTATTATTTCCTACAGGTTTTCATCACTGAAGGTTGGCACAGGCAAGCAAATGTGATaatctaattatattttttagataAGGATACAGAAGCCAAGGAATTTAAGCAATGTCCTTGGCTTTACTTCTGAGATAGAAAATAGAGGAGagccagaaatggaaaaaataaacaacaaacaaataaataaataaataaaagctccaAGGCAGAAATTGGCTCTTCCTGAGAAATCAGCTAGAAGTCTTAGTGAGATATAAGTAAAAGGCTATGGATTGCTTATTTCTGAGAAGAAACCCAAAATTGTAATTCATACTAGTGATGCTCCTAGAGGTGTGCAAAATGGTGCcttaggaagaaatttaaaattacactTTATTTATACCAATGTTTGTATCCTGAGTGTGCTAGTACTATTTGAAACTTAATGCTTTGATAAGAAGATCAAGGGCACAGGGACAGGATACCTCCtcaacatatattttcattttaattgtctTTTGACTAGTGTAGAAAGGGGTCAGTGGATATTATAAACTAGACTTTCAGCAACAGTTTTCTTACTACCAAAAACATAGTACCTGCAACAGGCTGCTCTGGGAAAGATGGTATAAAGGGAAGTTCTACCATGGGAAGAATAATTTTTCTCTGGAAACAAAATATAGATGTTTAAAATGCAGTGATATAGACTCCAGATGAAATGGAATGATGACTTGAATTACCAACAGAactttttttagacttttttggtgcattataattatacataatagtgggatttattgtgccaaatttatagatgcacataacataatttgatcaatcttatCTCCAATAGCTTCCCTTTTCCTCTATCTACTTGTTCTTCCTATTGATCTtcattctgttgttgttgttgttataccACATTATTGCATACATATGATacacatgtacatgtatatatgatCATGGTCATACATGGAGATACCATAATTCAGTAGATTTAATTTCCCATTACTTCCCCATGTCCTccactccttcctttctctcaatCCTCTTCCTTTACTCTATTGTTTTCCCTTATATTTCTGTGAAATCcagttttatttctctctctctcttgctcattctctctc
This portion of the Ictidomys tridecemlineatus isolate mIctTri1 chromosome 4, mIctTri1.hap1, whole genome shotgun sequence genome encodes:
- the LOC101962382 gene encoding olfactory receptor 52R1; amino-acid sequence: MLASGNSSSHPMSFILLGIPGLESSHFWIAFPFCIMYVVAVAGNIIILHVIRTDHTLHQPMYLFLAMLALTDLVLSSSTQPKMLAILWFHAHEIEYHACLIQVFFIHAFSSVESGVLMAMALDRYVAICFPLRHSSILTTSVVIKLGSVVMVRGLLWVSPFCFMISRMPFCPNKVIPQSYCEHMAVLKLVCADTRVNRGYGLFVAFSVVGFDIIVIGISYVMILRAVLQLPSGEARLKAFGTCASHICVILALYVPALFTFLTHRFGHQVPHLVHIIFANVYLLVPPMLNPIIYGVRTKQIRDRVVRGCCGKEP